The bacterium nucleotide sequence CCGCCGCTGAGGATACCGGCATCCTGTCCCCGCCGGTCCCGCAGCACGGGAAAGGCGTCGTATACGCGCTCCAGGTTCGTCCGCCGGGCCGCACGGGTGCGGGACAGGAACGAACCGGTCAGGAGGTTCTCCTCCACCGTCATGGACCCGAAGAGCTGCCGTCCTTCGGGCACGAGCGCGATCCCGAGGCCGACCACGGCATGGGCGGCCAGGCGGTCGATCCGGCGGCCGTCGAAGCGCACCTCCCCCCGCCGCGCGCGAAGCAGCCCGGCAATGGTGCGGAGCGTCGTCGTCTTCCCCGCGCCGTTGGCGCCCACGAGGGCGACGAGCTCGCCGGCGCGGACCTCGACCGTTACGTCCCAGAGCACCGGAACGTCCCCGTAACCGGCGGCCACCCGCGTGAGGGTGAGCATGACGTCCGCTACCGCCTCGACCCGAGGTAGGCCCTGATGACCTCGGGATCGGCCGCGACCTTCCCGGGTGGTCCCTCGGCGATCTTCCGCCCGTGATTGAGCACGACGACGCGATCGGACAGGTCCATGATGACGCGCATGACGTGCTCGACCATGATGATCGTGATGCCGCGGTCCCGGATGCGGCGGATGAGGGCGATCATCTCCGCCGTCTCCGTCGGCGTCAGACCCGCTACAACCTCGTCCAGCAGCAGCACCGTGGGCCGAAGGGCGAGCGCCTTCGCGACCTCCAATCGCTTGCGCCCCGCCGTGGTGAGCGAGCCGGCCGGCTGGGCCGCCACCCGCCCGAGCTGCAGGAACTCGAGGACCTCCGTCGCCCACCGCGTGGCCTCGCGGCGGCCGGGGTGCCGGAGAAAGGCGCCGACCAGCACGTTTTCCAGCACGCTGAGCCTCGGCAGCGGCTTCATGATCTGGAACGTCCGGCCGATACCGAGCTCGGCCCGTTCGTGCGGGCGCAAATGAGTGATCTCTCTGCCGCAGCAGACCACGCGCCCGCCTGAGACCGGCACCGCGCCACTCACCAGGTTGAAGAAGGTCGTCTTGCCGGCGCCGTTCGGCCCGATGAGGCCCACGATCTCGCCGCCGCCGACCGCCAGGTCGACGTCATCGATCGCCACGAGACCGCCGTAGACGCGTCGCACTCGTTCGGTCTGTAGCAGGTCAGCCACGGCGCCACCGCCGCCCGACCGTGCTCAGGCCGTTGGGGGCGAACAGCACCACCAGAATGATCAGCACGCCGTAGACAAAGAGGCTCTTGCCCGGAAAGTGGACCCGGAGCGTCTCCGATCCCCCGACGAGCAGCGCGGCCCCGAGCAGCGGTCCCATCACGGTCCCGGCGCCCCCGATATACGCCATCAACACGAGCTGGACGGAGAGGTCCAGGCTGAACATCCCGCGCGGCTCGAAAAACCCCAGGAAGATCCCGTACAACGACCCTCCGAGGGACGTCAAGGCGGCGCTCAGCAAAAAGGCGGTCAGTTTGGCGCGCGTGAGGTTGACCCCCAGCGCGGTCGCGGCGTCCGGATCCTCCCGGATCGCCTGCAGGTGGTAGCCGAGGCGGCTGCCGGACAGCCACCACGCGACCAGGAGGGCGAGACCCAGCAGAGCCAGGGCGAGGTAGAACTCCACGGTCCGGCTGAACAGGTCGAGGCCGGCCAGGCGGGGCAGCGTCGAGAGCG carries:
- a CDS encoding ABC transporter ATP-binding protein — translated: MLTLTRVAAGYGDVPVLWDVTVEVRAGELVALVGANGAGKTTTLRTIAGLLRARRGEVRFDGRRIDRLAAHAVVGLGIALVPEGRQLFGSMTVEENLLTGSFLSRTRAARRTNLERVYDAFPVLRDRRGQDAGILSGGEQQMLAIGRALMSEPRLLMLDEPSLGLAPTVVDNVFEVIERVRRAGLTVLLVEQNVQRALDLADRAYVLENGRIVLDGPGAALLENPDVRRAYLGV
- a CDS encoding ABC transporter ATP-binding protein, which gives rise to MLQTERVRRVYGGLVAIDDVDLAVGGGEIVGLIGPNGAGKTTFFNLVSGAVPVSGGRVVCCGREITHLRPHERAELGIGRTFQIMKPLPRLSVLENVLVGAFLRHPGRREATRWATEVLEFLQLGRVAAQPAGSLTTAGRKRLEVAKALALRPTVLLLDEVVAGLTPTETAEMIALIRRIRDRGITIIMVEHVMRVIMDLSDRVVVLNHGRKIAEGPPGKVAADPEVIRAYLGSRR
- a CDS encoding branched-chain amino acid ABC transporter permease codes for the protein MKDAPGIVLSTPARPVRALDAHAAGLVVVLTALGALVLYPLVLPNVLSLGITIVLFAAMATAWDILGGWTGQLSLGHAAFVGIGAYTMALLFLRFGLAPWWGALLGVGASLIVAGVWGWTTFRLRGPYFALASIAVAELIRMVANNSARMTGGAEGLSLSTLPRLAGLDLFSRTVEFYLALALLGLALLVAWWLSGSRLGYHLQAIREDPDAATALGVNLTRAKLTAFLLSAALTSLGGSLYGIFLGFFEPRGMFSLDLSVQLVLMAYIGGAGTVMGPLLGAALLVGGSETLRVHFPGKSLFVYGVLIILVVLFAPNGLSTVGRRWRRG